A single Vibrio sp. YMD68 DNA region contains:
- the argA gene encoding amino-acid N-acetyltransferase — MKIRSTALVKGFRQSAPYVNAHRGKTMVIMLGGEAVADKNFTNIISDLSLLHSLGVRIVLVHGARPQINQILTSNNIETPYHKGIRVTDEKALSFVMQAAGQLQLAITARLSMSLNNTPMAGTQLNVVSGNFIVSQPLGIDDGVDYCHSGRIRRIDSEGINRALAQNSIVLLGPIASSVTGDSFNLLSEEVATQVAIKLGADKLIGFCSEQGVIDENGNAIAELFPQDVDKLLRAHEQINDSQKDNDTVENNTTPTDLTQDDSSGTSRFLRAATVACRAGVPRSHLISYKDDGALIQELFSLDGIGTQVVMASAEQVRTAQIDDIGGILDLIRPHEEKGVLVRRSREQLEQEIHQFTIIEKDGLIIGCAALYPYKDEHMAEMACVAIHPEYRDGNRGLLLLDHMRLQSKSQGIHRIFVLTTHSLHWFREQGFYEVGVDSLPVAKQNLYNYQRRSKILALRV, encoded by the coding sequence TTGAAAATTCGTAGCACAGCCTTAGTTAAAGGATTTAGACAATCAGCCCCTTACGTCAACGCTCACCGTGGTAAAACCATGGTGATTATGCTGGGAGGGGAAGCTGTCGCTGACAAAAATTTCACTAATATTATTAGTGATTTATCATTACTTCATAGTCTGGGTGTTAGAATTGTGTTAGTTCACGGTGCCCGCCCACAAATCAACCAAATTCTCACTTCAAATAATATAGAAACCCCTTATCACAAGGGAATTAGAGTGACCGATGAAAAAGCACTCAGCTTTGTCATGCAAGCGGCAGGACAGCTTCAACTGGCCATAACCGCAAGGCTCTCAATGAGTCTGAATAACACCCCTATGGCGGGGACTCAACTCAACGTAGTGAGTGGTAATTTTATTGTCTCTCAACCATTAGGTATAGATGATGGGGTAGATTACTGCCACAGTGGAAGAATACGCCGTATTGATAGTGAAGGGATAAACCGAGCGCTGGCGCAAAACTCAATCGTGTTGCTCGGCCCTATTGCTAGCTCGGTCACCGGGGATTCCTTTAACTTGCTCTCAGAAGAAGTGGCTACCCAAGTTGCGATAAAATTGGGGGCAGACAAGCTGATAGGCTTCTGCTCTGAGCAAGGTGTCATTGATGAAAATGGCAATGCCATTGCCGAACTATTTCCCCAGGACGTTGATAAGCTTTTACGCGCTCATGAGCAAATCAATGATTCACAGAAAGATAATGACACCGTAGAAAACAACACGACACCAACAGACCTGACGCAAGATGATTCTTCCGGTACCAGTCGTTTCTTGCGGGCTGCCACTGTCGCTTGTCGAGCTGGCGTACCACGAAGTCATTTAATCAGCTATAAAGATGATGGTGCGCTCATTCAAGAATTGTTCTCGCTAGACGGAATAGGCACTCAGGTAGTCATGGCCAGTGCAGAGCAAGTCCGTACCGCACAAATTGATGACATTGGTGGCATCCTAGATCTGATTCGCCCTCACGAAGAGAAAGGCGTTTTGGTTCGACGATCAAGAGAGCAACTTGAACAGGAAATACACCAGTTCACGATCATCGAAAAAGATGGGCTGATCATCGGCTGCGCGGCTTTGTATCCCTATAAGGATGAGCACATGGCAGAAATGGCGTGTGTCGCCATTCACCCAGAATATCGCGATGGAAATCGAGGCTTGCTGTTACTTGACCACATGAGGTTGCAATCAAAATCACAAGGTATCCATCGGATTTTTGTTCTGACCACCCACAGCTTGCACTGGTTCAGAGAACAAGGGTTCTATGAGGTAGGGGTCGACTCTTTGCCTGTCGCGAAACAAAACCTCTATAACTATCAGCGGCGTTCAAAAATCTTAGCGCTTCGTGTTTAG
- the recD gene encoding exodeoxyribonuclease V subunit alpha, with product MTMSLLSNLNTLAKKGVIRQLDYQFARFIAAQEQNAPEQIGFLAGLISHELSKGNICLMLPTPSMVGETANNSVNSNDHAHHPWALKLGLYGDSATALSLQLQSIDWASLIQQSTLIGENSEAVPMMFDGERLYLHRYWQYEIGLAECLTRFGSPMILKPTEVQNLSALLDRLFQRSYHYLFNGLKSLSSSKNTQVVRQQLVCDHLDIVDNTSLDWMAIDNLLLAANKSEDLQMLDQWVPLSVCVNWQKVAASIALTRRFAVISGGPGTGKTTTVTKLLAALITQAEQTGKEPTIRLVAPTGKAAARLTESIGQAITELPVSPQLKEKIPTQASTIHRLLGALPNSAEFRHNRANPLHLDILVIDEASMVDLPMMYKVVEALPDNARLILLGDKDQLASVEAGSVLGDICSFQKLGYSSAQEKVLKELTQYQHINVNEGSVNPDDTIKQDGNVISDSLCMLQKSFRFDARSGIGQLAKAIKSGQPKRVEQVFEQGFGDIESHTLSGESYSHMLQTLVQEYALYLQQIRPKDTSTIELVEDQLQRAKMALKQFSQCRLLCAIREGDFGVSGLNLRIEKALSRQRLINPQDELWYHGRPVMVTQNDHGLGLYNGDIGICMIDFSDDNKRLKVFFELPDGSVKSVLPSRVPSHETAFAMTVHKSQGSEFALTLMILPPDFTPVLTRELIYTGITRAKSRLVLFCNMSVLKRGIRVKTERASGLVERLKMTC from the coding sequence ATGACAATGTCTCTTCTTAGTAATTTAAACACATTGGCGAAGAAAGGCGTCATTAGGCAGCTGGACTATCAATTTGCTCGATTCATTGCAGCCCAAGAACAGAATGCTCCAGAACAGATCGGCTTTCTTGCGGGGTTAATCAGCCATGAGTTGAGTAAGGGAAACATCTGTTTGATGCTGCCAACACCTTCGATGGTGGGCGAGACTGCAAATAATTCGGTGAATTCTAATGATCATGCTCATCATCCGTGGGCGTTAAAACTCGGACTGTATGGTGATTCCGCCACGGCGTTAAGCTTGCAATTACAAAGCATTGATTGGGCATCGCTGATTCAACAGTCGACTTTGATTGGTGAAAATAGCGAGGCCGTGCCGATGATGTTTGATGGCGAACGCTTGTATCTGCATCGCTACTGGCAGTACGAAATCGGCTTAGCGGAATGTTTAACTCGCTTTGGGTCACCGATGATCTTAAAGCCTACTGAGGTACAAAACCTCTCTGCGTTACTTGATCGTCTCTTTCAGCGAAGTTATCACTACCTATTTAATGGGCTGAAAAGTCTTTCTTCATCAAAAAATACTCAAGTGGTCCGTCAACAACTGGTTTGTGATCATCTTGATATTGTCGATAACACATCCCTGGATTGGATGGCGATTGATAACTTATTACTGGCTGCTAATAAAAGTGAAGATTTACAAATGCTGGACCAATGGGTGCCGTTATCTGTTTGTGTGAATTGGCAAAAAGTCGCGGCCTCCATTGCATTAACTCGTCGCTTTGCGGTCATTTCTGGAGGGCCAGGCACGGGTAAAACCACCACGGTCACCAAGCTTCTTGCTGCATTAATTACTCAAGCAGAGCAAACAGGAAAAGAGCCTACTATTCGCCTGGTAGCACCAACCGGGAAAGCAGCCGCAAGACTAACCGAATCGATTGGTCAGGCGATCACTGAGCTGCCTGTGTCACCGCAACTCAAAGAGAAAATTCCTACCCAAGCGAGTACGATTCACCGTTTACTTGGGGCATTGCCCAATAGTGCCGAGTTCAGACACAACCGAGCGAACCCGCTGCATTTGGATATTCTTGTGATTGACGAAGCATCGATGGTTGATCTGCCTATGATGTATAAAGTGGTGGAGGCGCTGCCAGACAATGCTCGCTTGATACTGCTCGGAGACAAAGATCAGTTAGCGTCTGTGGAAGCCGGCTCTGTACTTGGTGATATCTGCTCATTCCAGAAATTAGGCTATAGCAGTGCTCAGGAAAAAGTGCTCAAAGAACTGACGCAGTATCAACACATCAATGTTAATGAAGGCTCAGTGAACCCAGACGACACCATCAAACAGGATGGCAACGTCATCAGTGATAGCTTGTGTATGCTGCAAAAGAGCTTTCGATTTGATGCACGCTCTGGCATTGGTCAGCTAGCAAAGGCTATAAAATCAGGTCAACCCAAACGTGTCGAGCAGGTCTTTGAACAAGGATTTGGAGATATTGAATCTCACACGTTAAGTGGTGAAAGCTACAGTCACATGCTGCAAACATTGGTACAGGAATATGCGCTGTATTTACAGCAAATACGGCCGAAAGACACGAGTACCATTGAGCTTGTTGAGGATCAATTGCAACGAGCGAAAATGGCCTTGAAGCAGTTTTCTCAGTGCCGATTATTGTGCGCGATACGAGAAGGAGATTTTGGTGTGTCAGGATTAAACCTGCGCATTGAAAAAGCGTTGTCTCGTCAGCGACTTATTAATCCACAGGATGAACTTTGGTATCACGGCCGCCCTGTCATGGTGACGCAAAATGACCACGGATTAGGGTTGTATAATGGTGATATTGGCATCTGCATGATTGATTTTTCTGATGACAATAAACGCCTCAAGGTCTTTTTTGAACTACCCGATGGCAGTGTGAAATCCGTATTACCAAGCCGAGTTCCAAGCCATGAAACCGCGTTTGCCATGACGGTTCATAAATCTCAAGGTAGCGAGTTTGCTTTAACCTTAATGATCTTACCGCCGGATTTTACCCCCGTACTGACCCGAGAGCTGATCTACACCGGGATAACACGAGCGAAAAGCCGATTGGTTCTATTTTGTAATATGAGTGTGCTTAAGCGCGGGATAAGAGTAAAAACAGAGCGCGCGAGTGGTTTAGTGGAACGGTTAAAGATGACTTGTTAG
- the recB gene encoding exodeoxyribonuclease V subunit beta, translated as MTAKIVATTLNTMTFPLHGARLIEASAGTGKTFTIAGLYLRLLLGHGDGETRHSTPLTVDQILVVTFTEAATAELRDRIRARIHDARIAFSRSQSDDPVIAPLLDAVSNHKEAAKILLQAERQMDEAAVYTIHGFCQRMLTQNAFESGSRFDNEFVTDESQLKAQVIADYWRRNFYPLPINLAGEVRRIWGSPASLLADIGRYLSGSPLTLSVEAMSGDLSALHQDNLAKIDVLKRHWMDHQADFLALISGSDINKRSYTKKSLPQWLESITAWASLPTDNYDFPDKLERFSQDVLREKTPKGEAPQHEVFEAIQAFLSAPVNLKAPLMAHAIKECREKLASAKKHKQWLSFDDLLTQLSAAIDLDEAGQLTERIRTLYPVAMIDEFQDTDPLQYNIFSRIYLNNPQCGLFMIGDPKQAIYGFRGADIFTYIKARNQVSAHYTLGTNWRSSANMVLAVNQLFQSSSSPFVYDEDIPFLPVNYSPVAEQKHWYLKGKEQPAMTYWLQDAEDKPRSKGEYLDEMALATASQIQTILTAAQSDNAYFSSGSASSLKRTTVEAGDMAVLVRTGNEGRMIKQALADKGIASVYLSNRDSVFTSGVAQDLQRLLQATLTPDNDRALRSCLASELFALNATQLDALNNDEIIWDNAVNEFKEYRKLWLQRGVLPMLRSVISKRHIAERLLEEDNGERTLTDLMHIGELLQQARQELDSDHGLLRWLAETISQAEQGLGGSDDQIQRLESERNLVQIITIHKSKGLEYDLVFLPFLVSYREASEGKYYDESSDQTILDITNSGAALEQADKERLAEDLRLAYVALTRAVYGCFIGVSPIRRGRSTKEPTGVDKSALGYLLQNAQQGGISELNNALTVQANALSAIVVTDPPLPHDESYSILQEHAVDLHAHVLQSEIDRSWRVTSYSGLVKQGGHQSHYDASVEIQGFDIDSVEEQDETELIEPERSIFTFPRGARPGTFLHTLFEEVEFTLPAGEESNLDIIRHLMEKEQLDEHWLPILQTLVDTVLSTPLDGRDLRLNQKSAEQRLVEMEFLLPIEVLTANGLNQTIRQHDELSAKAGSLGFQTVKGMLKGFIDLVFEHQGKYYILDWKSNHLGDDVSCYHGEALRAAMVDHRYDLQYQIYALALHRFLRSRLANYDYDAHFGGVYYLFLRGMDGQSEHGIFSAKPSLDLLNDMDNLIAGGIPNGLRTADQMELDF; from the coding sequence ATGACAGCGAAAATTGTGGCAACAACACTAAATACAATGACTTTTCCCCTGCATGGTGCGCGACTCATTGAAGCCTCGGCAGGGACAGGAAAAACCTTTACGATTGCCGGTTTGTATCTTCGCTTGCTGCTCGGGCATGGTGACGGAGAGACACGCCATTCGACACCGCTGACCGTTGATCAAATATTGGTGGTGACGTTCACCGAAGCGGCAACGGCTGAATTGAGGGATCGTATTCGGGCAAGAATTCATGATGCTCGCATTGCTTTTTCCCGAAGCCAGAGTGATGATCCGGTGATTGCACCGCTACTTGATGCGGTAAGCAACCATAAAGAAGCGGCAAAAATACTGTTGCAGGCTGAGCGTCAAATGGATGAAGCGGCGGTGTACACCATTCACGGTTTTTGTCAGCGCATGTTGACTCAAAATGCCTTTGAGTCCGGCAGTCGTTTTGATAACGAATTTGTTACCGATGAAAGCCAGCTTAAAGCGCAAGTGATTGCCGATTATTGGCGTCGAAACTTTTACCCTTTGCCTATCAACTTAGCGGGCGAAGTGAGACGTATCTGGGGATCGCCAGCATCGCTATTGGCTGATATTGGTCGGTACTTAAGTGGATCGCCGCTGACGTTATCAGTTGAAGCGATGAGCGGTGACCTTTCTGCATTACATCAGGACAATCTTGCCAAAATTGATGTCCTAAAGCGTCATTGGATGGATCATCAAGCTGACTTTCTGGCTCTCATCTCTGGCTCAGATATTAACAAACGCAGTTACACTAAAAAATCATTACCGCAATGGCTAGAGAGCATCACCGCATGGGCTTCACTGCCAACGGATAACTATGATTTCCCCGATAAGTTGGAGCGATTCTCCCAAGATGTACTGCGAGAGAAAACCCCAAAAGGCGAAGCCCCCCAGCACGAAGTGTTTGAAGCGATTCAAGCTTTTTTATCGGCCCCTGTAAATCTTAAAGCGCCTCTGATGGCCCATGCGATTAAAGAGTGTCGTGAGAAGCTGGCGAGCGCCAAAAAGCATAAACAGTGGCTCTCTTTTGATGATCTTCTTACTCAACTTTCTGCTGCGATAGACTTGGATGAAGCGGGTCAGTTAACTGAGAGAATTCGCACTTTATATCCGGTCGCGATGATCGATGAATTCCAAGACACGGATCCACTTCAGTACAATATTTTTAGCCGTATCTATCTCAATAACCCACAATGCGGTCTGTTTATGATTGGCGATCCTAAACAGGCGATTTACGGTTTCCGTGGGGCGGATATTTTCACGTACATCAAAGCAAGAAATCAGGTCAGTGCCCATTACACATTGGGAACAAACTGGCGCTCCAGTGCCAACATGGTATTGGCGGTGAATCAGCTGTTTCAATCGTCCAGTAGCCCATTTGTTTATGATGAAGACATTCCCTTCTTGCCGGTGAACTATAGCCCTGTGGCTGAGCAAAAACATTGGTACTTAAAGGGTAAAGAACAGCCAGCGATGACCTATTGGCTGCAAGACGCGGAAGATAAACCGCGCTCGAAAGGGGAATACCTTGATGAAATGGCGCTGGCGACGGCGAGTCAGATCCAAACGATATTAACCGCAGCTCAAAGTGATAATGCCTACTTTTCAAGTGGATCAGCAAGTAGCTTGAAAAGAACAACCGTTGAAGCGGGAGATATGGCTGTTCTGGTGAGAACAGGTAATGAAGGGCGAATGATCAAACAGGCTTTGGCCGATAAAGGGATTGCCAGTGTTTACCTTTCTAACCGAGATAGCGTGTTCACCAGTGGGGTGGCTCAAGATCTACAAAGACTATTGCAAGCCACACTAACTCCGGATAATGATCGAGCACTGCGTTCGTGCCTTGCCTCTGAATTGTTTGCTTTGAACGCAACCCAGCTTGATGCGTTAAATAACGATGAAATCATCTGGGATAACGCGGTTAACGAATTCAAAGAGTATCGAAAACTCTGGTTACAACGAGGTGTGCTTCCGATGCTTCGTTCCGTAATCAGTAAGCGTCATATCGCTGAACGGTTACTGGAAGAAGATAATGGCGAACGCACGCTCACCGATTTGATGCATATTGGAGAACTGCTGCAACAAGCGAGGCAAGAGTTAGACAGCGACCATGGTTTGTTGCGTTGGCTTGCGGAAACCATTAGCCAAGCCGAACAAGGGCTAGGTGGCAGTGATGATCAAATTCAACGTTTAGAGTCTGAGCGAAACTTGGTTCAAATCATCACCATTCATAAATCGAAAGGTCTGGAATATGATTTGGTGTTTCTTCCATTTCTAGTCAGTTATCGTGAAGCAAGCGAAGGGAAGTATTACGACGAATCCAGTGATCAGACGATACTCGATATTACCAACAGTGGTGCCGCATTAGAGCAGGCCGATAAAGAGCGCTTAGCTGAAGATTTAAGACTCGCTTACGTCGCACTCACTCGGGCAGTGTATGGCTGTTTCATTGGGGTGTCACCGATAAGACGAGGACGCTCAACCAAAGAACCGACCGGAGTTGATAAAAGTGCACTGGGTTATTTATTGCAAAATGCACAACAAGGCGGTATTTCCGAACTCAACAATGCGTTAACGGTTCAAGCTAACGCATTGAGCGCTATTGTGGTGACGGATCCCCCGTTGCCTCACGATGAGTCTTATTCTATTTTGCAAGAACATGCTGTCGATCTTCATGCTCATGTACTCCAGAGTGAGATTGACCGATCTTGGCGTGTTACTAGCTATTCTGGGCTGGTTAAACAAGGTGGACATCAATCTCATTATGATGCCAGTGTTGAGATTCAGGGCTTTGATATTGATTCTGTTGAAGAGCAAGATGAAACGGAACTTATTGAGCCAGAGCGGTCAATTTTCACCTTCCCACGGGGCGCTCGTCCGGGTACGTTTTTGCACACGCTATTTGAAGAGGTGGAATTTACCCTTCCTGCTGGTGAAGAAAGCAACCTCGACATTATTCGCCACTTAATGGAGAAAGAGCAGCTAGATGAACATTGGCTGCCCATTTTACAAACGTTGGTGGACACGGTGTTAAGCACCCCTCTTGATGGGCGAGATCTCCGACTGAATCAAAAGTCCGCAGAGCAAAGGTTGGTCGAGATGGAGTTTTTATTGCCCATTGAAGTGCTCACGGCCAATGGGCTAAATCAGACCATCCGTCAACATGATGAACTATCAGCAAAGGCCGGCTCTCTCGGTTTTCAAACCGTGAAAGGCATGCTGAAAGGGTTTATTGATTTAGTTTTTGAACATCAAGGTAAATACTACATTTTGGATTGGAAATCGAATCATCTTGGTGATGACGTTTCGTGCTATCACGGCGAAGCTTTACGTGCGGCGATGGTGGATCATCGCTATGATTTGCAGTACCAAATTTATGCGTTAGCGCTGCATCGTTTCTTGCGCAGCCGATTAGCAAACTACGATTATGACGCCCATTTCGGTGGGGTATATTATCTTTTTCTTCGTGGTATGGATGGCCAATCGGAACATGGCATTTTTTCCGCGAAGCCAAGTTTGGACCTTCTCAATGATATGGATAACCTCATAGCTGGCGGTATTCCTAATGGCCTTCGTACCGCTGATCAAATGGAGCTGGATTTTTAA